One Effusibacillus lacus DNA window includes the following coding sequences:
- a CDS encoding ATP-binding protein has translation MKKSIVAFTFNDYEGFQQVRSFVGEYIKQTLSDGNSLIVVAVNEAVNNAFKHGVAGNGGSVTLKLEVFHGKRLIVRVKDPGPGFPVKEALLKLNNFRRAALEDYLSDSDLLKESDRGLFIMKCAADAIRFNAKGNQVLLVKKITTTAGDTCGFAQNAASEKS, from the coding sequence ATGAAAAAGTCAATCGTTGCATTCACATTCAACGATTATGAGGGCTTTCAACAGGTCAGATCCTTCGTTGGAGAGTATATCAAACAAACTTTATCTGATGGCAATTCTTTGATAGTGGTTGCCGTAAACGAAGCTGTGAACAATGCTTTCAAGCATGGTGTCGCTGGAAACGGGGGATCCGTAACCCTCAAGCTGGAGGTTTTTCACGGGAAACGACTGATTGTCAGAGTCAAAGATCCAGGTCCGGGGTTTCCAGTAAAAGAAGCGCTGCTGAAATTGAACAATTTCCGACGAGCCGCTCTCGAAGACTATTTGTCAGACAGCGATCTGCTGAAAGAATCGGACCGCGGATTGTTCATTATGAAATGTGCCGCTGATGCAATCAGGTTCAATGCGAAGGGCAACCAGGTCCTGCTTGTCAAAAAAATTACGACAACTGCCGGGGACACATGCGGTTTCGCACAGAACGCCGCCTCTGAAAAGTCCTAA
- the ytxC gene encoding putative sporulation protein YtxC, producing the protein MYRYAIGAAKQLDQLASYIDKGLQELRIEGIKITTGRCRLGSVCYYTVEWMSKEDSDKVQISLARALTDFLTEFWERNWIRRQIAKEYPYYDSDEVEYLSGNAVKYLSLFRRYGARLLRKLEMEQEILQDLKVHSILNWEGLVRFRLRLYEKDLLKAIEQVIDEYLMDREYQEFVKLLRHFLSVQPPRSPLIHLIMDQDWPRLVDHDGFQITDEDLNHFAEDLIDGDLQQEDMLISTLITMAPSNVLIHVPVQKTEDQVLVETVKRVFEDRVNFCKGCSLCQAPMKIWEQHGHFPLDYSK; encoded by the coding sequence TTGTATCGGTACGCAATCGGGGCTGCGAAGCAGTTAGATCAGCTTGCTTCTTATATTGACAAGGGCCTGCAGGAATTGAGAATCGAAGGCATCAAAATCACAACGGGCAGATGCAGACTGGGAAGTGTCTGTTATTATACGGTAGAGTGGATGAGCAAAGAGGACAGTGACAAGGTTCAAATCTCATTGGCAAGGGCACTTACGGATTTTTTGACGGAATTTTGGGAACGGAATTGGATCCGAAGACAGATTGCAAAAGAATATCCATATTATGACTCGGATGAAGTGGAGTACCTCAGCGGCAATGCAGTCAAATACTTGTCCTTGTTCAGACGGTACGGCGCCCGACTCTTGCGCAAATTGGAAATGGAACAGGAGATTCTGCAGGACCTTAAGGTACATTCCATTCTGAATTGGGAAGGGCTGGTCAGGTTCCGGCTGCGCTTGTACGAGAAGGATCTGCTGAAAGCAATCGAGCAGGTGATTGATGAATATCTGATGGATCGTGAATACCAGGAGTTTGTGAAGTTGCTGAGGCACTTTCTAAGCGTACAGCCGCCCCGTTCTCCCCTGATCCATCTGATTATGGACCAGGATTGGCCCCGGTTGGTTGACCATGACGGGTTTCAAATTACGGACGAAGACTTAAATCACTTCGCCGAAGATTTGATTGACGGTGATTTGCAACAGGAAGACATGTTGATTTCCACTCTGATCACCATGGCGCCATCGAATGTCCTGATTCATGTGCCTGTACAGAAAACGGAAGACCAGGTTCTGGTGGAGACTGTCAAAAGAGTCTTTGAGGATCGGGTCAATTTCTGCAAAGGATGCAGCCTCTGCCAGGCACCCATGAAAATTTGGGAGCAGCACGGCCATTTTCCCCTTGACTATTCCAAGTGA
- the thrS gene encoding threonine--tRNA ligase has product MPVDVQKEVKVELKDGSVKIYAAGTTLLEIAASLSQHLKKNAVVGKINGKLVDLTTPVTEDCKIELFTYEDPEGLETLRHSSAHLMAQAVARLWPDVKFAIGPVIEDGFYYDFSGRSFSPDDLPLIEKEMQKIVSEDLPIRREEISREDALKMFNERGDRFKVEIINDLPEDTVLSIYHQGEFTDLCTGPHLPSTGKIKAFKLLSIAGAYWRGKAENEMLQRIYATAWPKQAQLDEHLHRLEEAKRRDHRRIGKELKLFTLTKEVGQGLPLWLPHGARIRRTIERYIVDLEESLGYEHVYTPHMASVELYKISGHWDHYHEDMYPPMKMDNEELVLRPMNCPHHMMLFKNELRSYRDLPLRIAELGTMHRYEMSGTLSGLQRVRAMTLNDAHIFCRPDQIQSEFKKVVELILQVYKDFKIEDYWFRLSYRDPNNTEKYYQDDEMWEKAQSMLKAAMDEMGLSYREAEGEAAFYGPKLDVQVKTAIGKEETLSTVQLDFLLPQRFELEYVGEDGKMHRPVVIHRGILSTMERMTAYLIEVYEGAFPTWLAPVQAKVLTISPQFEEYGQKVYEYLKRKRIRVELDTRNEKIGYKIRDAQLHKIPYMLVVGAQEMENETVSVRKRGAGDQGSFKYEEFAETILNEIHERR; this is encoded by the coding sequence ATGCCAGTCGATGTGCAAAAAGAAGTAAAAGTCGAGCTGAAAGACGGTTCTGTCAAGATCTACGCTGCCGGAACCACTTTGCTCGAGATTGCGGCATCTCTGTCGCAACACCTGAAGAAAAATGCGGTTGTGGGGAAAATCAACGGCAAACTGGTGGACCTCACCACTCCAGTAACGGAAGATTGCAAGATTGAGCTGTTTACCTATGAGGATCCGGAGGGGTTGGAGACGCTTCGTCACTCCAGTGCTCATTTGATGGCGCAGGCAGTTGCCCGTCTGTGGCCGGACGTGAAGTTTGCCATCGGCCCTGTGATCGAAGACGGTTTTTATTATGATTTCTCCGGCCGTTCCTTTTCTCCTGACGATCTGCCGCTGATTGAAAAAGAAATGCAAAAAATCGTCAGCGAAGATCTCCCGATTCGCAGGGAAGAAATCTCGCGGGAAGACGCGCTCAAGATGTTCAATGAGCGTGGCGACCGGTTCAAAGTGGAGATTATCAACGATCTGCCTGAAGATACGGTTCTCTCCATTTACCATCAGGGTGAATTCACCGACTTGTGCACCGGACCGCACCTCCCTTCCACGGGCAAAATCAAGGCCTTCAAGCTGCTGTCGATTGCCGGCGCCTACTGGCGGGGCAAAGCGGAAAACGAAATGCTGCAGCGTATCTATGCCACAGCTTGGCCTAAACAGGCTCAATTGGACGAGCATCTGCACCGGCTGGAGGAAGCGAAACGCCGTGACCACCGGCGGATCGGCAAAGAATTAAAACTGTTCACCCTAACCAAGGAAGTCGGGCAGGGATTGCCCCTATGGCTGCCCCATGGTGCCCGTATACGCCGGACTATCGAACGGTATATTGTCGATCTGGAAGAAAGCCTCGGATACGAACATGTATATACACCCCATATGGCAAGCGTGGAACTGTACAAGATCTCCGGGCACTGGGACCACTATCATGAGGACATGTATCCGCCCATGAAGATGGATAATGAAGAGTTGGTCCTGCGTCCGATGAACTGCCCGCACCACATGATGCTGTTCAAGAACGAACTGCGCAGCTATCGGGATCTTCCTTTGCGGATTGCGGAGCTTGGAACCATGCACCGCTACGAAATGTCCGGCACACTTTCCGGATTGCAGCGCGTCAGGGCCATGACCCTGAACGATGCCCACATTTTCTGCCGCCCCGACCAGATCCAGTCGGAATTCAAGAAAGTGGTCGAACTGATCCTGCAGGTGTACAAAGACTTCAAGATTGAAGATTACTGGTTCCGTCTGTCCTACCGGGATCCCAACAACACGGAAAAATATTACCAGGACGACGAGATGTGGGAAAAGGCGCAGTCCATGCTGAAAGCGGCCATGGACGAGATGGGGCTTTCCTATCGGGAAGCGGAAGGGGAAGCTGCTTTCTACGGACCCAAGTTGGATGTGCAGGTGAAAACGGCCATCGGCAAAGAAGAGACCCTGTCCACCGTTCAACTTGACTTCTTGCTCCCACAACGGTTCGAGCTTGAATATGTAGGCGAAGACGGAAAGATGCACAGACCGGTTGTGATTCACCGGGGAATCCTGAGTACCATGGAACGAATGACCGCTTACCTGATTGAAGTGTATGAAGGAGCATTCCCTACCTGGTTGGCTCCCGTGCAGGCCAAGGTACTCACCATTTCACCACAGTTTGAAGAATATGGACAGAAGGTCTATGAATACCTGAAGCGCAAGCGAATTCGTGTGGAGCTTGATACCCGGAACGAAAAGATCGGGTACAAGATCCGTGACGCCCAATTGCATAAGATTCCTTACATGTTGGTGGTGGGGGCGCAGGAAATGGAGAACGAAACTGTATCCGTACGCAAACGGGGCGCCGGTGACCAAGGAAGCTTTAAGTATGAAGAGTTTGCGGAAACGATTCTGAATGAGATTCATGAGCGCAGATAG
- the trxB gene encoding thioredoxin-disulfide reductase encodes MSNEKKDYDVIVVGAGPAGLTAALYAARANLRTLIIEKNTPGGQMMNTEEIENYPGYERISGPELSGRIFQQAKKFGAEYAYGEVLQIKQEETYIRVKTSEREYLTKTVILATGTEHRKLGVSGERELTGKGVAYCAICDGAYFEDKEIVVVGGGDSAVEEGIYLTRYARKVTIIHRRDKLRAQKILQQRAIHNPKISFMLNYVVKEIRGQDTVSSVLVEHVETGEQLDFPCDGIFVYVGLDPLSKCVEGLGITDQNGYVITDEKMRTAVPGIFAVGDVRVKQLRQVVTATNDGGVAAHEAQKHIEERSGI; translated from the coding sequence GTGTCGAATGAGAAAAAAGATTATGACGTGATCGTGGTAGGGGCGGGACCTGCCGGTTTGACAGCCGCTTTGTATGCAGCAAGAGCAAATCTTCGTACCCTGATTATAGAAAAGAACACTCCGGGCGGGCAGATGATGAACACGGAAGAGATCGAGAATTACCCAGGGTATGAACGTATCTCCGGTCCCGAATTGTCAGGCCGGATTTTCCAGCAAGCGAAGAAATTTGGAGCAGAATATGCGTATGGTGAGGTTCTACAGATCAAACAGGAAGAAACTTATATAAGGGTTAAAACTTCAGAACGAGAGTACCTGACAAAAACAGTCATTTTGGCTACCGGTACGGAACATAGAAAACTGGGAGTTTCGGGAGAGCGAGAATTAACGGGAAAAGGAGTAGCCTATTGTGCCATTTGTGACGGGGCTTATTTTGAAGATAAAGAGATTGTGGTTGTGGGCGGTGGAGATTCCGCAGTGGAAGAGGGGATCTATCTAACCCGATATGCTCGTAAAGTTACAATCATTCACCGACGGGACAAACTGCGTGCACAGAAGATTTTACAGCAGAGAGCGATCCACAACCCCAAAATCAGTTTCATGCTGAACTATGTTGTGAAAGAAATACGGGGGCAAGATACAGTTTCATCGGTATTGGTTGAACATGTAGAAACAGGAGAACAGTTGGATTTTCCTTGTGACGGGATATTTGTTTATGTGGGACTTGATCCGTTGTCAAAGTGTGTTGAAGGGCTTGGAATCACTGATCAGAACGGGTATGTCATAACAGATGAAAAAATGCGAACCGCAGTGCCGGGAATTTTTGCAGTCGGAGACGTAAGGGTTAAACAATTGCGCCAGGTGGTAACTGCAACTAACGACGGGGGAGTTGCCGCACATGAGGCGCAAAAACATATCGAGGAGAGAAGTGGAATATGA
- a CDS encoding PAS domain S-box protein — MERLRIMVNALPDMVILKDGRGRWLEVNEAALRFFQLEKVGYRGKRASEICDPQNIFHEMLLACQDTDEQTWRAAETRNFERVVLKPDGTFQFFSVVKTPVFHPDGGRKGIVAIWRDITESKLAGDKLQLAEEMFENLTEGVMITDERGIIQSINPAFTIITGYSPEEVVGKTPRLLKSGRHEGSFYQTMWASIRETGQWKGEIWNRRKNGEIYAENLTINAIKDSSDNVTFYIGVFSDITERKRLEKDVILTGTIQRKFLPQDIADERITLKTIYRPAYYLSGDSYEFRWNKNRNVLIGCVIDVMGHGLAPALQNSALKVLFNEAAERNMPLDKKLAWMNRKSMSYFVEDSFAAVICFEIDFSQKTLTCVAGGINHFLVLSSQNQRVMKLPGTFVGLFEDVEYERHVFPYRSGDSFFFMSDGLLDLLPVQNDQRFTDFSASVSMLEQLSKRASDDATAVCIKLA; from the coding sequence ATGGAACGGCTGCGTATTATGGTTAATGCTCTGCCGGATATGGTGATTTTAAAAGACGGAAGAGGACGGTGGTTGGAGGTCAATGAGGCCGCTTTGCGCTTCTTTCAGCTTGAAAAAGTCGGTTACAGGGGGAAAAGGGCTTCGGAGATCTGCGACCCGCAGAATATTTTTCACGAGATGCTGCTTGCCTGTCAGGATACCGACGAACAAACATGGAGAGCAGCCGAAACCAGGAATTTCGAGCGTGTTGTCTTGAAACCGGACGGGACATTCCAGTTTTTCTCCGTGGTCAAAACGCCCGTGTTTCATCCTGACGGCGGACGCAAGGGGATTGTTGCAATCTGGCGCGACATTACGGAGAGCAAGCTGGCGGGAGACAAACTGCAACTTGCCGAAGAGATGTTTGAAAATCTGACCGAAGGAGTAATGATTACCGACGAACGCGGAATCATTCAGTCAATCAACCCGGCCTTTACCATAATAACCGGCTACAGTCCGGAAGAAGTGGTCGGCAAAACTCCGAGGCTTTTGAAATCCGGCCGGCATGAGGGTTCCTTCTATCAAACCATGTGGGCCTCCATCCGCGAGACCGGCCAGTGGAAGGGGGAGATCTGGAACCGGCGCAAAAACGGTGAGATTTATGCGGAGAACCTTACCATAAACGCCATTAAGGACTCATCGGACAACGTGACATTCTACATAGGAGTATTCAGTGACATAACGGAGCGGAAACGGCTTGAAAAAGACGTGATTCTGACAGGGACCATTCAAAGGAAGTTTTTGCCACAGGACATTGCGGACGAGCGAATCACGCTCAAGACCATTTACCGGCCCGCCTATTACCTGAGCGGCGATTCGTACGAGTTCAGGTGGAACAAAAACAGAAACGTACTGATCGGCTGCGTGATCGATGTGATGGGCCACGGTTTGGCGCCGGCCCTGCAAAATTCCGCCTTGAAAGTGCTGTTTAACGAAGCTGCGGAGAGAAACATGCCGCTGGACAAAAAACTGGCCTGGATGAACAGGAAATCGATGTCTTATTTTGTGGAAGATTCTTTTGCGGCGGTCATCTGTTTTGAAATTGATTTTTCGCAAAAAACGCTTACATGCGTTGCCGGAGGGATTAATCACTTTCTGGTTTTGTCTTCGCAAAACCAAAGAGTGATGAAGCTGCCTGGCACATTTGTCGGCCTGTTTGAGGATGTGGAGTACGAGAGACATGTATTCCCATACCGGTCGGGGGATTCTTTCTTTTTCATGAGCGACGGTTTGCTCGATCTGCTGCCGGTGCAAAACGATCAAAGGTTTACGGATTTCTCAGCGAGCGTCAGTATGCTTGAGCAGTTATCCAAAAGAGCAAGTGACGATGCAACAGCCGTCTGCATCAAACTGGCATGA
- a CDS encoding DUF3973 domain-containing protein: protein MNNPYVIRPFNQIGKRAEFYCIHCAQTHPKTDSDDIFKTGFRSFPTGETYPLGICKKSETVSQQSQKAEDCIA from the coding sequence ATGAACAATCCCTATGTTATAAGGCCTTTTAATCAAATTGGCAAAAGGGCAGAATTTTACTGCATCCATTGCGCTCAAACCCACCCCAAAACAGATTCCGATGATATTTTCAAAACCGGATTTCGCTCGTTCCCAACCGGAGAAACGTATCCGCTCGGGATTTGCAAGAAAAGTGAAACTGTCTCACAGCAATCCCAAAAAGCAGAAGACTGCATCGCTTAG
- a CDS encoding LysR family transcriptional regulator, giving the protein MLESSDLRIFQMVAREGSVSKAAQKLQYVQSNVSARIKHLESSLGTSLFYRHKKGVTLTATGKILLTYSNRILYLLKEAEAALTAPDSPRGSLSIGAKDSTAAVRLPSILARYRKRFPEVDLSLMTGTTEEIVSSLLEYQLDCGIVAGPVHHPDLVQEVIAQEEIVLVSDLETPPVRRLRNLKRPLFLVNRKGCAHRFLLEQWLRDEGIPAKFMEFGGVETILKSVRAGLGYTLTSRTVVQESEMDQAVKCHPVPEKYSSLPTVLIRRQDVQLNSTLKSFLEIIQEDYGKQT; this is encoded by the coding sequence ATGCTTGAAAGCAGCGATCTGAGAATTTTCCAAATGGTAGCTCGTGAAGGTAGTGTTTCAAAAGCTGCACAAAAACTGCAGTATGTACAATCCAATGTTTCCGCAAGAATTAAACATCTGGAATCTTCACTTGGAACCTCTTTGTTTTATCGTCATAAAAAAGGGGTTACCTTAACTGCGACTGGTAAAATTTTGCTAACCTACTCCAATCGGATTCTGTATCTCCTGAAAGAAGCGGAAGCCGCATTGACTGCCCCCGATTCTCCCCGAGGTTCCCTGAGTATTGGAGCAAAAGACTCTACGGCTGCCGTTAGGCTACCATCCATCCTAGCTCGTTATCGAAAGCGGTTTCCCGAAGTGGACTTGTCTCTAATGACTGGTACGACGGAAGAAATTGTATCGTCTCTACTGGAGTATCAACTGGACTGCGGAATTGTGGCAGGCCCGGTTCACCATCCCGACCTTGTTCAGGAAGTAATTGCTCAAGAAGAAATTGTTTTGGTCTCAGATTTGGAAACTCCCCCGGTCAGACGATTAAGGAACTTGAAGCGACCTTTGTTTCTGGTTAATCGGAAAGGATGCGCCCACCGTTTCTTGCTTGAACAATGGTTAAGGGATGAGGGGATTCCGGCTAAATTCATGGAATTTGGCGGAGTCGAAACCATTTTGAAAAGTGTCCGGGCAGGTCTGGGATATACTTTGACTTCCAGAACCGTTGTTCAAGAGAGTGAGATGGATCAAGCGGTCAAGTGCCATCCTGTACCCGAAAAATATTCATCTCTTCCTACTGTTTTGATCCGGAGACAAGATGTTCAATTGAACAGTACTCTTAAAAGCTTTCTGGAAATTATCCAAGAGGATTATGGAAAGCAAACGTAA
- a CDS encoding EAL domain-containing protein, with the protein MEVLRRTPQSKLSEEELRLAIQVYKTTSEGVVILDATGKIQLVNPAFTAITGYSAEEVIGQKPPILKYGRQGAGFYANIWATVHDAGKWQGEIWHRRKNGEIYPTWVTVSAIRNEAGSITHCAAVILDITRLKRVEEQLHLVSKVIENTVEGIVVTDIHGSIQLVNPAFTAITGYSPEEVIGKNPRILNSGRHDAEFYISMWASIHETGKWEGEIWNRRKNGEIYPEWLTISAVSDEMGKITHYAATFTDITERKSYEERIVYQAHHDTLTGLPNRTFFQNLTSQLDHAKQQNQMLAVLIIDLDRFKGINESLGHSAGDRLLQGVAERLKSCVRDGDIVARLGGDEFALLLTQITSEKDVVRRVRHIAEVFKEPLICGSEEIFTSMSMGISLYPADGKDMEELLKNADTALYRARELGGGHYQFYTPEMNSKAFERLALETDLRKALDRQEFVLYYQPKVDMQTGQIVGMETLIRWEHPDLGTVSPAEFISLAEETGLIIPIGEWVLHTACKQNKAWQQAGFSPLRVAVNLSARQFRQTDLVATVARVLHETGLDPEYLELEITESIALENADRTIATLNELRTLGVRISIDDFGTGYSSLSYLKKFPIDTLKIDRSFVREIDTNLSDAAIVTAIITLAHSLNLKVVAEGVETPVQQAFLLKQKCDEMQGYLFSRPVPVSSFERLMAASTKGGSAND; encoded by the coding sequence ATGGAAGTTTTGCGAAGAACCCCACAGTCCAAGCTGAGTGAGGAAGAGTTGCGGCTCGCCATCCAGGTGTACAAAACCACGTCGGAAGGGGTAGTCATTCTCGATGCGACCGGCAAAATTCAACTTGTGAATCCCGCGTTTACTGCCATTACTGGCTATAGCGCGGAAGAAGTGATCGGTCAAAAACCGCCCATCCTGAAATACGGACGACAGGGTGCCGGATTTTACGCCAACATATGGGCGACTGTTCACGATGCCGGAAAGTGGCAGGGCGAAATTTGGCACCGCCGCAAGAATGGAGAGATCTACCCGACGTGGGTTACCGTCAGCGCGATTCGGAATGAAGCGGGATCCATTACTCATTGCGCTGCAGTTATCTTAGACATCACCCGGCTGAAAAGAGTTGAAGAGCAACTGCACCTGGTGTCCAAGGTGATTGAAAACACAGTCGAAGGTATTGTGGTTACAGATATACACGGCAGCATTCAACTGGTAAATCCCGCGTTTACCGCAATTACCGGCTACAGCCCGGAAGAGGTGATCGGAAAAAATCCGCGCATCCTGAACTCCGGACGTCATGACGCCGAATTTTACATCAGCATGTGGGCGTCGATCCATGAGACCGGAAAGTGGGAAGGAGAAATTTGGAACCGCCGCAAGAACGGCGAGATTTATCCGGAATGGCTGACGATCAGCGCCGTGTCGGATGAAATGGGCAAAATTACGCACTATGCCGCCACCTTCACGGATATTACCGAGCGAAAATCGTATGAAGAACGGATAGTGTACCAGGCCCATCATGACACTCTGACCGGACTGCCCAACCGTACGTTTTTTCAGAATCTGACTTCCCAACTGGACCATGCCAAACAGCAAAACCAGATGCTGGCTGTCCTGATTATAGATTTGGATCGTTTCAAGGGCATAAACGAGAGTTTGGGTCACTCTGCCGGCGACCGGCTGCTGCAAGGGGTTGCCGAACGGCTTAAAAGCTGTGTACGTGACGGGGACATTGTCGCCCGTCTGGGCGGAGACGAATTTGCCCTGCTATTGACGCAGATTACGAGTGAAAAAGATGTGGTGAGGAGGGTGCGGCACATTGCCGAGGTATTTAAAGAACCTCTAATCTGTGGAAGTGAGGAAATTTTCACTTCCATGAGCATGGGGATCAGTTTGTATCCGGCTGACGGAAAGGATATGGAGGAACTGTTAAAAAATGCGGATACGGCCTTGTACCGCGCCAGGGAACTGGGCGGCGGCCATTATCAGTTTTACACACCGGAGATGAACTCGAAAGCGTTCGAACGGCTGGCGCTGGAAACCGATTTGCGCAAAGCGTTGGATCGTCAGGAATTTGTCCTTTATTACCAGCCGAAGGTGGATATGCAAACAGGTCAAATTGTCGGCATGGAAACCCTCATCCGATGGGAGCACCCTGATTTGGGGACGGTTTCACCGGCAGAATTTATTTCTCTGGCAGAGGAGACGGGATTGATTATCCCGATTGGGGAGTGGGTTCTGCACACCGCATGCAAACAAAACAAAGCCTGGCAGCAAGCCGGTTTTTCACCTCTTCGGGTGGCGGTCAATCTGTCAGCCCGTCAGTTCCGGCAAACGGATTTGGTGGCAACGGTGGCGCGGGTGCTGCACGAAACGGGACTGGATCCCGAATATCTGGAACTGGAAATTACCGAGAGCATCGCCTTGGAAAATGCGGACCGGACAATTGCCACGCTCAATGAATTGAGAACACTGGGAGTCCGAATTTCGATTGACGATTTTGGAACGGGCTACTCTTCCCTCAGCTATCTGAAGAAGTTTCCGATCGACACGTTAAAAATTGACCGTTCTTTTGTCCGAGAAATCGACACCAATCTATCCGACGCAGCCATTGTCACGGCCATCATCACACTGGCGCACAGTCTGAATCTGAAAGTCGTTGCCGAAGGCGTGGAAACCCCTGTTCAACAAGCATTCCTGCTGAAACAGAAGTGTGATGAAATGCAAGGGTATCTGTTCAGCCGACCGGTGCCGGTCTCATCGTTCGAAAGACTGATGGCAGCGTCAACAAAGGGGGGGAGTGCAAATGACTGA
- a CDS encoding methyl-accepting chemotaxis protein — MADEVRQLAEQSNQDASEVTGLVQKILGSSANAVQAMQQSRIEVEEGGTPAILKLRRPVRKKWRHPPKKRLPLWKQLRRPPWNRVRWQLNTKPPLKLLSFNRVRKGSGL, encoded by the coding sequence GTGGCGGACGAAGTTCGCCAATTGGCCGAACAGTCCAACCAGGACGCGTCCGAGGTAACCGGGCTTGTTCAAAAAATACTGGGAAGTTCCGCGAATGCGGTTCAGGCCATGCAGCAAAGCCGCATCGAGGTGGAAGAGGGGGGGACGCCAGCAATATTGAAGCTACGGCGGCCAGTTCGGAAGAAGTGGCGGCATCCACCCAAGAAACGTCTGCCGCTGTGGAAACAATTGCGGCGGCCTCCCTGGAATCGAGTGCGATGGCAACTGAACACAAAACCGCCGTTGAAACTTTTAAGCTTTAACAGGGTGAGAAAGGGGAGCGGATTATGA
- a CDS encoding STAS domain-containing protein has product MIKDIKVTNDQVIVILTGSIYVGEATVLRERLLEHVERGLRRFVIDMSDVDYIDSSGLGVLVALQKRALQNKGGVVIKGLAGTVKELFELTRLTKVFEIQ; this is encoded by the coding sequence ATGATCAAGGATATCAAAGTCACCAATGATCAGGTTATTGTCATCCTTACGGGAAGTATTTATGTGGGGGAAGCCACGGTGCTCCGGGAAAGGCTTTTGGAACACGTGGAAAGAGGGCTAAGGCGTTTCGTCATCGATATGTCGGATGTCGACTATATCGACAGTTCCGGTTTGGGGGTACTGGTGGCTCTGCAGAAGAGAGCTCTGCAAAACAAGGGTGGCGTGGTGATCAAAGGTCTTGCAGGCACCGTCAAAGAACTGTTTGAATTGACGAGACTGACGAAAGTCTTTGAAATCCAGTAA
- a CDS encoding UGSC family (seleno)protein, whose protein sequence is MNGQFVVLHPAHESNEKNNSESGSSMAERLESLENKVIAVINNGKRNSDVFLKWLCEQIQSRYPVKQIVWIDKSNPSLPLQNEVLWQLRSCHAVIAGVGDUGSCSSSSVLDGIYFEKLGIPTAVFCTQVFMTQGRIMAQAHGYEDYPLIEVFHPISNRTSESLKLEAERVLEDTVRLLVKK, encoded by the coding sequence ATGAATGGACAATTTGTGGTGTTACATCCTGCACACGAATCGAACGAAAAGAACAATTCAGAATCTGGGAGCAGTATGGCAGAGCGTCTGGAGAGTCTTGAGAATAAAGTGATTGCAGTCATTAACAACGGAAAAAGAAATTCAGATGTGTTTTTGAAATGGTTGTGTGAACAAATTCAAAGTCGTTATCCGGTAAAACAGATTGTGTGGATCGATAAAAGCAATCCGTCTTTACCGCTGCAAAATGAAGTTTTGTGGCAGCTTCGCTCTTGTCATGCAGTGATTGCGGGAGTAGGTGACTGAGGATCCTGCAGTTCAAGCAGTGTGCTTGATGGAATTTACTTTGAAAAATTAGGGATTCCCACAGCGGTTTTTTGTACCCAAGTTTTTATGACGCAGGGAAGAATCATGGCGCAAGCGCATGGTTACGAGGACTATCCTTTGATTGAAGTCTTTCATCCCATTTCTAACCGTACATCTGAAAGCCTGAAACTGGAAGCTGAACGAGTTCTGGAAGATACTGTCCGGTTACTTGTCAAGAAATAA